The Coturnix japonica isolate 7356 chromosome 8, Coturnix japonica 2.1, whole genome shotgun sequence sequence CCAGTCTGTACATGCTCAGAAATCCACAACCATATTCCATATCTTAATTACAAACTAAAGATGgcaatatatatttaaatgcacATAAGTCATGTCAACTTCAAAAACATCTACGAAAAATATTCAGCCACAAACAAGACATTACTTAGTGCTGACATTTATATGATACATCCCACAAGAGTGTGTACAAAAAGGTTAAGATTCCACAATGCTTTCCACATAGGGCTCAAAGTCACAGAAGTCACTTCTTGTCCTTTAAGAAATTAATATTCCGTACCTTGGTAAGTTTAACAAATGCCTACATTCATAACTGAATCTAGACCAGAatcataaaatacaaaaggccttttttttttccctttaaaaaaaaaaaaaaagcataaagcaAAAAGTAGCAAAATCAAATAGCAATGTTTTACCCTTTCAGTACAATGTATCTTaccaaataaaaagaaaattaagtgaCGAGCTAGCAGATAGAGAAATTAATTCCAAGcaggagaaacaaaagcttAACCTTTTTACACACCCCTGCCTAAACATATTCAAATTATCATGTAACAATGTGCCCCACACAACCAAATTCGTTTACACTAGTTACGCAATTCCAGCAGTACTAGCTTTCCTTTATAAGGCACGTATGTCAACTAAGTTGAAAAACTGTGGTATTAACTTGAAATCTTTTAAACAAAGTGATGGTTTATCTAAACAACAGTTGGACAACAGCAGTTAGTATCACTGCTCTTaaactttttcttattttttaaacaacCAAGGAATGATAAcagcatggaaaacagaaagaaaatccaaaaaTAGAAGACAAACTCTGGTCCCCACTCTCCGGAACAGTCAATAGGTGACAACACCAAACAATGCAATACACCCTCATTTTCAATCTGCCTTTTTAAATAGTTGACTTAGAGAAAGAAACTCTCAGATGGTGATTTTCTCCAAGATTGTAATTGTGAAGATCAATCAAAGCCTGAATAGCTTCTTCTACTGTTGACATCTGAAGAAGTGCCATCTTGTGAtctcttctgaaacaaaataatggcATTAGGAACTTGAACACTACAAGAGTTGCTCCTAATATTTGCTATACTCTAAGCACCTTTCCTTAagacacactgaaaaaaatgcaattatcCTGTCTTTTGTTAAAACTACGCACAGAAAAATTACTTACTGAAaaaatttaaatgctttcacaGTGCCTCCAGTGTTAGCAAACAGTGTGCGTAAATCCTCTTCTGCTACTGATGGTCTACAGACAAAAGACAAGcataattagaaaacaaactaattCACTGTATTATGAGTATCAAAAAATACTACAGGCTTCCTAATAGACCAGACTTACGGAATATTGGATAGATGAAGCGTTGCAGATGGAGGGAAGATATTCTGGAAGTTTTTGGAGCCAGGTTTCTTGAAACGATGCAGAGGTGAATTACCAAAATCTTTAGTCAGCCCTTGATCATCGAGACCCTCTCGAGGTAGTTGAACTGTCTGATGTTTAGAAAGGGTAACACGGATTATCTTCCCATACATTTTCTGTCCATTAAGATGGCTCATAGCTGAAAGAGACAACAGGTTTCTCAATGTAGTATTACTTTTCAGCAGCATGTGATACACTGTACACAGCccttcaaacaagaaaaatcgAATAGTTGGTGTGCTAGAAGACTAAGCAAAAACTAGGTCTGCAGAATACGTGAGTATTTAGAAAGTTAGTTTCAACTTCTGAGTTATCCTACACCGCCAGACTTTTGGAATACATGTGGATGAAATATGATTTCAGATCTTGTTGGTAACTAGCACACAAGAACTTTCAAATGTAAACATCTTTAGTTCACCTAATTTTACACAGCTTAATTTTTTGcaaatataaatagaaatctGATCTTACCCAGCTGTGACTGGTTTCCATCAGCCATCTGTATAAGAGCACTGTCTTTCTTATTGTATAAAATCTTCACACTCTGCACATCACCATAAACACCTTTTCAAAGTCAAAGGTAAcccaaaagaaaaagtttattttaaagccagtCAGCTAAGTTACATATTTTCACATACCAATGGAACACTCAGACAGCAACAAGATCACTCGCTCCAACTTAACACTCTCACAAATGAATAAAGGAGATAAAGATTTTGAATAGTGAGTTTGAAAAGAATTTCTGATAATCCCTCAAAGCTATGCGAATGATATTAAATTAAAGACCATGCAAAATATATTAGcatgcattaaaagaaaatctgtgtctATGGAGAGttttaaacagcaaaagaaaaacagcaaaagattTACTACTCAATTTTAAGCCAAAGTGCTAgctacaaataaaaattaaggtgaaacaaaacaaaaccaacaaaaaaaccaaaacagaacaaaaatcaaatcaataATAAAAGTATAGTGCTAACAATAACATACCGAAGAGGGTAAACAGACTTTGGGGCGTAACCATCTTtagaaggagagaagagcaaGCAGCGTAAgacaagaagagagaagagtCGAGGAAGAGCGGAGATGAACAGATCATCCATAACGAAGGGTGGTTCCCGCAGAATGGTGAGGTGGTCATGGATCATGGTTTCAAGGCGGTTAATTGGGGCAAGTTGGTCCGAGGAACATTTTGTTCAAGCACAGAAGCATGAACATAGGGAATGAAGACAGGGGACACAGACAAAGACGAGGAGAAAAGGGTAAAACGGGAAGGGGCACGGGAATTTGGGTCAAGACAAGGAAAGGGAAGTtgaacacaaagggaaaaagatgaaatggggagggggaaacagcaatgcagaagaaaaaaaaaataagtggggaacaaaaaaaataaaatataggtCAGTACATAGGAAATGCAGGAATTTGGTCAGAAAATGGTTGGTTTATGTACTGTACAAGAAAAACTGAGTAAAATGTAGTCACCCAAGACAAATATGGGTAAAGTACATTCATATCGAGAGTAAACTACAGCATTTCATCTCAACacgaaaataaataaaaaagcatgcAATAGAAATTTTGAAATTTAAACTTCAACTGCGTAAGCATGGCTGGTTATGAAATGCAGGCACAAAACCTTTCCAAATGGCACTCTGACCTAAAACATTTTAGCATGCAAGACTGTGGATGACAAAATAGTACCAGATGATAAAATAAGCTTAATGATTTATAGTGACAGAGGCCAGTTAAAAATGGAACAGCTAGACTGAAACAAACTTCCCACATTTCATACCAGCTTTCACAGCcatcaaaataaaagtaaaggaCGGTAAAGATGCATAACTAAACAAACTCCTTTAGATTTCAAAGTTAGCGAGAAAGATACAGTTAAGGTGAAAGTGCTTTGTCAATTTTTCCTTATTACTTTTAGACAAATGAGaaactgcaatgaaaaaaattactaaGAGAGACTGGAAGAGTGCTTCGTCAAGATCTTTGGGAGAACCTTTAAAGAAAAACGTGTTAGAGTAGTTCACGTAAATTAAGACCTTACAATGTGAGATACAAGCATGGAATGAAGCAGCAAACaattagaagaaacaaaacaggaattCTAAGTTTAAATGATCataattgtaaaataaaacaaaacaaaatttcaatTCAAATGTCAAACATGCAATAGTTACCATACTTAAGAAAATACAGGTAGCCAACTATGAAAGTACATTTTAAGTCATTAGCTaccttggaaaacaaaagtatttaaCAAGGATAACTTCAAAATTAACTTTGGGGGAGTAGTAAGGTAATAAAATGTAACAGCAAACATACTATGAGCTTAAAATCCAAATATAAGAggccaaaaaacaaagaaataaaatgatgacCAATGACATATgggtaaaaaggaaaaaaataaaagagtcaAATTATTTCACTGACCTCTTCATTTAAATTGCTAACCAAGAGAACTGTATTGCCACCAGCTGAGACTCCAGGCATTCCCACacggccagcagcagcagctgcagctgcagcagcagcatttggaaTAGCCAGAGGACTCAGAGCTCCTGGAACAGCTGCAACAGGAAGccctaattttaaaataaagcatattttaCGAAACACACACAAGTCGCTTAAGAACAGCACCTACATCAGTACAAGTGTTGAATATGAGTCTACAAAGTTGACCATTCTAACTGCTGTAGATGTCCAGAGGGTTGTAAAATGAATTAAGTGAACATGAGGgatagaaatattaaatattactCAAATCAAGGCTTCAAAGAGACGAGGTGTAAAAATTACTCTCTCCTCTTTTCAAATAAGTATTCTTGTGCACCAGAACCGCTCCCCACTGTATCTGTATTGCCCTTTGAAAGGTACTGCTCACTTCAACTTCATGCTTCATACTATATACTGCAGAGCTGGTCAAGTGAAAAGGCCTATGCATCTCTCACACCATAAATGAGGTGAGGAGGCACACAGCTGCATCAAACTGGTTATTCTATGGTTTTATATAATATGATTCCCTAGAAAAACACTTGACCACTCTTCCAAAGTAACTCAGATCCTACAGAAATCTGGTTGTTGCATGTGGTGATGTCACTGCTGCACCTGACAACTGTGCTACTTCCAGGAGCTGTGAAAGATCTCTGCAACATATATACATTGCAGACAGCTCATACAGGAATATCAATATcatattttaatcaaatttttatttgcacattttACAGAGTCCATTAAAAGGACATTTATGTAGCAAAACGtgtaaaaagaacagaaacagaacttaAGTGTTTAACTTTCTCTACAGTTTGGCAAAATTCCAGATGTTTGTATGATGATGTTAAGCTAGCAAAGCTTTTGACCAGTCTTCCAATACACCAGGTAGACagattaaatataattttttacACTATCTAGcgctttttttcccctgatttatttcagaagaagacaacaggaaaaagcaaagttcTTCAGTTTCAGTCAATGACCGAATATTAAGCAGGAAACAGTAAATATAGTCATCTGCATATTGAAAAATACCCCTGATTTAGTATCAGAAGGGAAACatggagggagaggaaggtCTTTACCATTGTGGATGGAAAGAGATTATTATAGAATTATGAATTATCTAGAAAATACATCTATATTTATTTCCACTCTTTAGTTACCTTTTGCTAAACAAGTTGATAAAAACCAAACCATAAAAATAAGGAGATTTTCCCAGGCTGGATAAATGTTTCCTCAAAGGGAACAGGACATAAGTCCctatttttctgaagtacttaAGGAGTATTACTGATCAGTCATGATTCACAAACAcgctgaaaaatattttgtcatttcctgccaaaacccacacaaaaataaaaacacacattcTAGAAAAGGAAATTCAACATACAGAATGCCTTCTGATGAATCAATAGCATAGTGTTAGTATTCACAGGCCAAATCAGAGATACATAAAGTACtaagtaatatttaaaaaattctAGTAATCTCCCTGGATGAGATAAAGGGAAAATTTACTTAAATAAAGGCAATAAATACAATCTTTTTATCACATTACTTGTGACATTTGTGGAACTGTCTGgaatacagaacagaaagaaaaatcttgtctTTCTTCCATTGAGGCAAAAGCTATGCTTATATCAGCACTTCAAACAGTATTTGATAGACTATGGAAACAGTGGAAACAGCAGccaattatattaaataaagcAATGTGTAATGTGCTTCAGCACATAAGCCAAGCACTAGCAACTTCGGGACTAGGAAAGTACTTCTCTCAGGCATGCTAACAAGTGATCACCCATTATTAAGGCTGTCCTATGTCTGCTATATGCAAGAACATAGAAGTAACAGCATCTGTCAGAGAAAGGATACCAAATTAGACCACTGCTGGCATACAAACGCGTAGTGATTACTGTTTCTTAAAACCAATCACGTGATATAGGAAAGTGTAAATACAGTCCTATATGCCTAACACAAGTATTGGTTTTGTTCTTGGGGTAAAACTGAAGAATATGGCTTTACTCTCAAGAAAAACCTACTTAGCAGTGACCATTTAGGTATGAGAAGTGTCAAAATATTAGTGTGCTTCAAGTCTTTTAATGTGCCTAAAGCACCTCTCCATAGTTTTAGAAACTCTAAGCTATTCCAATACATCAATACATacaatacaaaaatacaagaagGGAATTTGAAGATGCCTAACAAAGTTATTAAGGCTCTTTCCATAATTGAATGTAATGACACAAAAGATGCTTTAAAAGCCAAAACTCTTCATAGCATTAAACTTTCTATAGGACTCACTTGGTCCTACTGAtggagtaaaaagaaaagattaattaaACAGCGTTCatccagaaatgttttcaattgTTATCCTCTGAAACAGATTCATTTAATAAGacttttaaaaaggagaaattagTGAAAAGTTATAATAAAAAAGCCTAGGAAAGACAGCAAGAAATAATACTGTGGGAGTCATAATAACAGTATATTTCTAGCTGTAGTAATGAACAGCTAAATTGAAGTTAAACTAAGATATATCTTGCAATCCCAAGTAAATTTTGTTTAGCATTTTATTAgcatttagtttttatttagcGGTTCATTACCATATAGCTGCTGTTTACACAAAAGGCTTTTTATCCTGAAAAATCTCCCATAACTTTTCTCTGCTTCACAcataaaaagggggaaaaaaaaagcctaattcTGATATGATGGCCATGATACTCACTTGAAAGCAATCCACCTGGTTCATTAGAAATTTTCCCCTTTATTCTAAAAATAGCAGGACTCACTGAGAATATGTCCAATTTACAGTCTCTAAGATTTCTGACAACTCAGTTTTATCATAGCCGAGGATGTAGGATATGAACAAGTAACAACGCATGTGAGACAGGATAATCTACACATGCAACAATTTTCTACTTGCTTATATAGCACACAGCCCTCATTTCCTAGAAGGGTCAGGACATATAACAGGAATTGCATTTTTTATGGGTTTATTTTGTAGGTCTTTAACATTTGCCACTCAACAGAAGTCAAAATCTTGTTTCATGAATAAAATTTATATCATGGCTATTGATCATCACTCAACTCATTGTTGACTGTTTAATGACTTACCTGCAGCTATTCAGAAACTGTTGCTACTTTATCAAGAAGATGTCCTGTATTGGAAAGCTTAACAATCATAGATAACAGGACTTTACTTCTTCCGGATATTAATGAAAACACATAAACATTACAGATCTTTCTTCCCAGCCATGGAGCCTTTACCCTCAACACAGCATGTTATGCATTGCTTACTCCCAGCATATTTTTTGTGTGACTTCTTAAGTTCAAGTtattaatgatattttattaatgGACAAATTAAAGTGACgctataaataaaatgtgaaattgtGTGTGGAAGCAATACACAGTAGAAATAATCATCTTAATGTAGGTATGTAAGACTATGACTGAATTGGATTCATTCCTGGTCGGGCTACAAACTTCTTTGTGACTTTATGTCAAGTAAGCACTACCTCCTGGCACTCATTACTTTGCTCTCTTATACTTAGCCTGAAAGCGTTTAGGAGGGCCTATAAGTTTCACATTTTAGGTTTTACTACACCACATCATAAAGTAACAGTCACTAATGAAGAGGGTTAATTTCaagcagaaggaaactgaaatataacattttatatatatatatatatatatatatatatatatgtgtgtgtgtgtgtgtgtgtgtgtgtgtttatatatatatatatgatatagaAAGACTAAGAGTCTCACCCTGTCACTAAACCTCTACTCATAAACTAATCAACCTAAGCCTCACTTCTGACATATGAATTACTTCATACACTTTAGGAAAAAGTACCAAAGCTACAAAACAACCCACTATATAACAGCACAATGTAACAGAAGACAAGATCAAAACTGAAGTCTTACCACATTTTCTGTTAGAGATCTCATATACTAAAATAGCTAAAGCAGGAGTTTTAACAGGAATGCCAGAGGTGCAACATAGCATCGCTGCAAACGTAACAGAACTTGAAGAGCATCACATCAAGCTCAAAATGAAGCTCCACTATTTCATGGTGAAGCACACCTTTTGGGAGCCATCCATGAACAGCGAATGGCAGATAATCTACCTAAGCACACTCTGAAGCTACCTTTATCACTATTGACATTAGAGAAGACAAttctaaagcaaataaaaatataaaatatgaagaTAAATAAGCAACAGGAGGAAGGTCACTGCTATCATTCTGCCATACTTCACTTCATAGATTCCCAACCTTCATCTTACAGCTCTCTGAACTTAAAGCTGTTCTAACCTTTCTCTGTATCTGAATACAAATACAGCCATAAACTGCATAACCACCCAATCAGACTTTCAagttccttttgtttcctcctttcatATTCATATAATgtattttgtgcctttttttttttctctccttttttgcATAGAGCGAGAGCCTTGTACTTCCATATTCAAACAAGTATAATTCCAAATATGACAACTACTTGATTGGCTAAGGCAGCAATAATACCAACAGAACCCATTTTCTGAAGTTGTTCAGCAGTAGAGCCTGAAGTCTGTGATAAGAAAATAAGGCAAGCAGGAGGCAGtcaaaatgaaagaggaaactAATGCAAAGATCAGAGTATTTCTATTTGCCAGATGAAGCAAAGTTAAGATACACAAAGCTCATGCAACTGGTCattagcaaaagcagaaaagttacctccctctctctttcttcaaaTATAAAAACTCCATTAATAATCAAGATAAAGATTATGAAAGCATTCACTGACACTCAGGACACTTTCAAGAAATGCTGTTTAAGTTACTTGTGTCAcatcccttttatttttctgtcatttgggACAACGGTACAATCGAAGACACGCATTCAGAGCGAGAGCTTATTTATAGTTTGTGCATTTCTCATTTGTCATGCATTCTTTCATTCACTTCTCCAGGGCTCCTAAGGATAATGCAACTATATTGCTAGAATTCACACTGCAACATAAACTGAATAGGCCTCAGGACACTATTGCAATTTAAGACTAATAAGTATTTTCATCAAGTGACTCTGAAACACATAACAATAAAGTCAGAGTCATACCTAAAAGAGAAGTCTCCTTTGCAAATGCTGCAGCAATAGCTGGGTCCAGCGCTGGCTGTCCATCACCAGATGGAAGATCAGGACGAGTGTAGTCCCTGCTTTTATCATTGTTGTACTTGACATTTAGATTCACCAATTTGGAAAAATCAATCCGTAGAGTACAGCAAGCATTATAAATATTCTGACCATCTAGGGCctgcaaaaaggaaacaattaatttaaaataaataatacacaaTATAGGTTGGTTGCACTGGATCAGTATGTAATTATTTATCCCTCTTACTGTCTAGCTTAAAACTAATTAAGATTACAATGTATTAACCTCTCTTAACATGACTCCCGGATGCTCGATGTTTACttgacatttatttctcttaccAAGAGACGGTTCATGCAGCAAGGTGCAAAGAAGTTGGTGCAATCAAATTTCTGCTGAATATAATGAATCTGTATTCCACAGTATAGCTTTAATGCAGGCAAAATGCCAAACATCTctcaaaaagtaaaataaataaataaaaatcagaccAGAAATAGTCTACAAAAAGCTGACTTAAGAAgatctcaaaaaacaaacaaacaaacaaaaaaaaaaaaccaaaaaaacccaaaaaaaccccaaggCTTACACATCATATAGTAGATGGCTCCAAGCTAAACCACCAAATTTGTTCCTGCCTGCTTTTACTCTCCCCTTAGAAGTAATCTGTGCcgaaattttaagaaaaacaaaacaaaacacacatacacacacacaaaagaccCATTACCTGCTAGTCTAATGCTACAccttaataaaagaaaatcctatTTTCCCAATTCTTACTTCTTAGGGGATGCCTACTAACAACAGAATTCACATGGACTCTTACCATGGTACCACATCTATGTGGAAACGCTTTCCATTAAGACCTAATTATTTGACTTTTGACTATTCTCATTCTATATCAGACTAATTTAATTCCATTAGCATTTTGAGCATGCTTTCATATAGTATGTATAGCTCTTAATGCTACACAGAAGAAATAGaactttttaaagcaagttaTTTAATGTTTCCAAGAAACACAGATCATTCAGTAGAAACATTTGGACTTTCAAATGCAAAAGCGAGATCTTTCGTTTCTCTTGAGTAATACTGGACAGAAACGCATCACCTCTGGACCAAAGAAAGCTAGCTTAGCTTTACCAGCAATGCACATTCCAACACATTTAAGTTCTGAAAAGATGTACCATTTTGAATTAAGTGCTGCATGGAACTATTAGGCCTTCTGGCCATGGAAAGCTGTTTTCATACAGCAATGAATCCGGGAACTGAGTGACCCACAGACACCTCGCTATGTCTGGGTTAGCAAGTCCGTCCTTTCCTACAAGCTGTATTATCACAGCTAATATTAAGAACACATAAGTTAGTACTATTAAAAATGACAAGtaccaggaaaataaaagaatacaaagtaaataaataaaaaatttttaaaaattgatcCTCACAAAACATACTCCAGCTAAGGTAGCTTAGAGGTTATACTGTAAATCTCTCAAGAGATGTATCCTTATTGTATCCTTTGGATCCTTTTGTATACATTTGAAtgaggtttgtttcttttgagaCAAATGCCTTGGATACAAGAAGTTTCTGTGGCTAAACAACGTATGTAAATCACAGACCATTATCCAAAACCAAGGTTTTTTTGCACGCAGTTCCTTCATTAAAAGATCAGTTACGCATCATATTCTTCTCTACAAAGCTGCAGCGTCCAGGAAGCAGCAAACACTATTACTGTACTTGCTGGGCTTTCTGACATAACTGATAAAATCCAGCACACTATGGTTGATCCAAGCACTGCCTATCATTCCAGCACGATAGTCTTCTTTAGGATTCAGGTGGCATGAATGTCCTTAACGGAATAATCAAGGTAACTGTCCTGAAGCTAAATATCTTAACTGGaaatgttgttgctttttgtttagaaaatgacCACAGGAAGCTCACATTAGATTTTACGGCAACAAGGCCTGGCAGAGGTCTTCTCTGCAGACTGCTAGCAGAACAGAGCAACCATGAAGCAGTCACTCaaagaaactggaagagggcaTCTCCAGTGTGGAGTAAAAGAAATTCTGTAGAGAAACAAATTCTCAGTACTCTAGAACACCTACATGACATCTTAGGTTCAAATGACCAAGCGCAACAGAAACTCAGTGAATATATGCCATTTGTAACTCATGCTGAGTCAAAATGACTTTCATGCACAGCTTTACTCCCAGTATCAAACCAACAGAAGACATTAGTGGCATTCCAATGTTTGTAAATagatgctccaaaagtaatgcctcctatttgatTATGCTGGTCCACACTGGAGATGGATGTCAGTGGTATGGCAGTATCGGTTGAACTTCCCCACCAATATTTCATTACGTGTAGTTGCTGTGTGACATGACAACAGAAGGACAGTCTAACATGGAAGAGCACAAGAAGCAAAAGAGTGCtgctgaattcctccatgcagaaaaaaaaaataatcacaccAACATACCAACACtgtttgctgaatatttatggagaccagtTAGTGAGTGTTAGCATAGAGAGGCAGTGAATGGTGCACTTCAACAGACACAACagtgaagtgaaaaacaagtcACATTTCCAGACAGCCACGTACCCCCATCACATCACCAAATGAGAGggtctcaatcagctcatccagGCAAACTGGCAGAATATGATCAGGGAACTGTGTATGGAGTTGAACACTGGCTTAATTGCATTGGAAACTAAAGTGGCAAAACTGGAATATCACAGTTTTCATCAGGTGAATCCCACAAATGCCCacacaagaacagaaacaacacGGTACGCAAGCCTGACAGGATCTACAGAACCAATACAGAGCTGCAGGTGATAGTTTCCTGGATCACAGTGTTACCAGAGATGAGACACAGTATCACCACTatgagctggagtcaaaacagcagtccatggaGCACTGACATGTGAATTCCTCATTGAAGAAAAAGATCAAGATGCAGCCCTCTGCAGGTAAACCGATGCGTGCTGTGTTTTGAGACAGGAAAAGGGTTatctttctggatttcctggagcCTGGACAAACCACCAACTTTAACCAACACGACACTGACTAAGCTAAAGGCTCAAACTTTTAGAGCCAGCTAGAGAAGAAGATAACTGCACTCTTGTAAGTGCACAGATTCAGGCCCCATACCAGTCTGAAGACCACGTAGCCCACTGCCAATTTTGGCTGGCCTGTCTTACCACACCCACCATACACTTCagatttggcaccttctgaATTCCTTCTTATCAGGACCAATGAAAGTTGGACTTCACAGGCAACATGTTCCTAGCAACAATGCCATCACAACAGCcatgaaacagtgggtcacatCTGCTGGCACAGATTTGTTTGAGTGCAAcacacaggctcttgttcactgctggcaaaaaaacacagctaatggtggtgactgttgaaaagtcacagttttgtagctgagtTTTGTAGTTGAGGATTTGCTCTACCAAATactgttactgtgctctttgtatttgttgttgtttccatggaaatacatagaaggcattactttcatagCAACCTAAGTAcgctttctgcttctgttgagGGCACTATCATTTACTGTGAAAATGTGCTGGCTCTGATGCACAAAAAATTTCCATATGAATACGGACACCTCCAGAATATCCCTTTGTTTTACCAGAAGTACAATAGTTCAGCATGCTTTAGTGCTGCACATTCTCAGTACTTTCTCCAAACCATGGCTAGACCGCTGCACTGAAAGTAACCCCAAGTCTGTCTTCACCTTTAGTTACAGATATAATGAACTATAATGATCCAATCTGAAGGTGGTGATGAAACATGAATCAGTGTAGCCATAGTCTACTTTTACAGGAAATGAGTTTCTCACACAACAAGTGGAGCAGGAACGCAATTTTTCACTACTTGCTCATTCAGATAGCAGAAGTAGTCCCACAGGGCTAGAAGCTTCATATTGTACATTCTTGTCAGTGTCACTAGTTTCTCAGAACCTTCAAATGAATAACATCTCTCCTTGGTACTTACATCACTTGAGTTTTTCAA is a genomic window containing:
- the PTBP2 gene encoding polypyrimidine tract-binding protein 2 isoform X4 — its product is MDGIVTDVAVGVKRGSDELLSGSVLNSPNSNMSSMVVTANGNDNKKFKSEDKMDGAPSRVLHIRKLPGEVTETEVIALGLPFGKVTNILMLKGKNQAFLELATEEAAITMVNYYTAVTPHLRNQPIYIQYSNHKELKTDNTLNQRAQAVLQAVTAVQATNAPISGTTVSESAVTPAQSPVLRIIIDNMYYPVTLDVLHQIFSKFGAVLKIITFTKNNQFQALLQYGDPVNAQQAKLALDGQNIYNACCTLRIDFSKLVNLNVKYNNDKSRDYTRPDLPSGDGQPALDPAIAAAFAKETSLLAVPGALSPLAIPNAAAAAAAAAAGRVGMPGVSAGGNTVLLVSNLNEEMVTPQSLFTLFGVYGDVQSVKILYNKKDSALIQMADGNQSQLAMSHLNGQKMYGKIIRVTLSKHQTVQLPREGLDDQGLTKDFGNSPLHRFKKPGSKNFQNIFPPSATLHLSNIPPSVAEEDLRTLFANTGGTVKAFKFFQDHKMALLQMSTVEEAIQALIDLHNYNLGENHHLRVSFSKSTI
- the PTBP2 gene encoding polypyrimidine tract-binding protein 2 isoform X6 — translated: MDGAPSRVLHIRKLPGEVTETEVIALGLPFGKVTNILMLKGKNQAFLELATEEAAITMVNYYTAVTPHLRNQPIYIQYSNHKELKTDNTLNQRAQAVLQAVTAVQATNAPISGTTVSESAVTPAQSPVLRIIIDNMYYPVTLDVLHQIFSKFGAVLKIITFTKNNQFQALLQYGDPVNAQQAKLALDGQNIYNACCTLRIDFSKLVNLNVKYNNDKSRDYTRPDLPSGDGQPALDPAIAAAFAKETSLLGLPVAAVPGALSPLAIPNAAAAAAAAAAGRVGMPGVSAGGNTVLLVSNLNEEMVTPQSLFTLFGVYGDVQSVKILYNKKDSALIQMADGNQSQLAMSHLNGQKMYGKIIRVTLSKHQTVQLPREGLDDQGLTKDFGNSPLHRFKKPGSKNFQNIFPPSATLHLSNIPPSVAEEDLRTLFANTGGTVKAFKFFQRDHKMALLQMSTVEEAIQALIDLHNYNLGENHHLRVSFSKSTI
- the PTBP2 gene encoding polypyrimidine tract-binding protein 2 isoform X5; this translates as MDGIVTDVAVGVKRGSDELLSGSVLNSPNSNMSSMVVTANGNDNKKFKSEDKMDGAPSRVLHIRKLPGEVTETEVIALGLPFGKVTNILMLKGKNQAFLELATEEAAITMVNYYTAVTPHLRNQPIYIQYSNHKELKTDNTLNQRAQAVLQAVTAVQATNAPISGTTVSESAVTPAQSPVLRIIIDNMYYPVTLDVLHQALDGQNIYNACCTLRIDFSKLVNLNVKYNNDKSRDYTRPDLPSGDGQPALDPAIAAAFAKETSLLGLPVAAVPGALSPLAIPNAAAAAAAAAAGRVGMPGVSAGGNTVLLVSNLNEEMVTPQSLFTLFGVYGDVQSVKILYNKKDSALIQMADGNQSQLAMSHLNGQKMYGKIIRVTLSKHQTVQLPREGLDDQGLTKDFGNSPLHRFKKPGSKNFQNIFPPSATLHLSNIPPSVAEEDLRTLFANTGGTVKAFKFFQRDHKMALLQMSTVEEAIQALIDLHNYNLGENHHLRVSFSKSTI
- the PTBP2 gene encoding polypyrimidine tract-binding protein 2 isoform X3 → MDGIVTDVAVGVKRGSDELLSGSVLNSPNSNMSSMVVTANGNDNKKFKSEDKMDGAPSRVLHIRKLPGEVTETEVIALGLPFGKVTNILMLKGKNQAFLELATEEAAITMVNYYTAVTPHLRNQPIYIQYSNHKELKTDNTLNQRAQAVLQAVTAVQATNAPISGTTVSESAVTPAQSPVLRIIIDNMYYPVTLDVLHQIFSKFGAVLKIITFTKNNQFQALLQYGDPVNAQQAKLALDGQNIYNACCTLRIDFSKLVNLNVKYNNDKSRDYTRPDLPSGDGQPALDPAIAAAFAKETSLLAVPGALSPLAIPNAAAAAAAAAAGRVGMPGVSAGGNTVLLVSNLNEEMVTPQSLFTLFGVYGDVQSVKILYNKKDSALIQMADGNQSQLAMSHLNGQKMYGKIIRVTLSKHQTVQLPREGLDDQGLTKDFGNSPLHRFKKPGSKNFQNIFPPSATLHLSNIPPSVAEEDLRTLFANTGGTVKAFKFFQRDHKMALLQMSTVEEAIQALIDLHNYNLGENHHLRVSFSKSTI